A single genomic interval of bacterium harbors:
- a CDS encoding dipeptidase, which produces MSVLRISLLIILLFPFTLLAQKDYRALHMQATVVDGHNDVLGRVMSGGEMESWNAKGHSDLPRFAAGGLDVQLFSIWVPSKRKHDAAWQFALAEIDSLHAIAARNPSLLSVITSAKALKRTTDEGRIAGIIALEGGRCIDGKRERIYQLYARGLRCFGLTWNYSSDWATCSKDESAGKVKGGLSAKGHDFVRLLDSLGVLIDVSHLGEASFWDVIKTTRNPIIASHSASKALRNHHRNLTDRQLRAIAKNGGVAMVNFYPGFIKAGLGKEQIRLAKDLLAEQRKLQEKYPERGGDYEESVDALVARADRAGLATIHTVADHIDHAVEIAGVAHVGLGSDFDGIGYTPVGLADVTDLPLLTRELLHRGYSPSDIRAILGGNFLRVFNAVCG; this is translated from the coding sequence ATGTCTGTACTACGCATTTCCCTGCTCATCATTCTTCTCTTCCCTTTCACCCTGCTCGCGCAGAAAGACTACCGAGCTCTTCACATGCAGGCGACAGTGGTGGACGGACACAACGATGTTCTCGGACGCGTGATGTCCGGCGGTGAGATGGAATCGTGGAACGCGAAGGGACACTCGGACCTCCCGCGCTTTGCCGCCGGGGGACTCGATGTGCAGCTCTTTTCGATCTGGGTACCCTCGAAACGAAAGCATGACGCCGCCTGGCAGTTCGCCCTCGCGGAAATCGATTCGCTGCACGCCATCGCCGCGCGCAATCCCTCCCTTCTCAGCGTGATCACCTCGGCAAAGGCGTTGAAACGCACGACGGATGAGGGACGCATCGCCGGTATCATCGCGCTTGAGGGCGGACGTTGTATCGATGGGAAACGGGAGCGCATTTATCAGCTCTACGCTCGTGGACTCCGCTGCTTCGGGCTCACATGGAATTACAGCTCTGACTGGGCGACCTGTTCAAAGGATGAAAGCGCGGGCAAGGTCAAAGGCGGACTCTCTGCAAAAGGCCATGATTTCGTGCGTCTGCTCGATTCGCTCGGTGTACTCATCGATGTTTCGCATCTCGGTGAGGCATCGTTCTGGGATGTGATCAAGACCACACGCAACCCCATCATTGCATCCCATTCCGCCTCAAAAGCGCTGCGCAATCATCACCGCAACCTCACCGACAGGCAGCTTCGAGCCATCGCGAAAAACGGCGGTGTGGCCATGGTGAATTTCTATCCCGGCTTTATCAAAGCGGGACTCGGGAAAGAACAAATACGTCTGGCAAAGGACCTGCTCGCAGAGCAGCGCAAACTTCAAGAAAAATATCCCGAACGCGGCGGGGATTATGAAGAGTCCGTCGATGCCCTGGTCGCCCGCGCAGACAGGGCCGGACTCGCGACCATCCACACCGTCGCCGACCACATTGATCACGCCGTGGAAATCGCCGGCGTCGCGCATGTCGGACTCGGTTCCGATTTTGATGGCATCGGGTATACTCCGGTCGGACTCGCCGACGTTACCGACCTCCCCCTCCTCACCCGCGAACTGCTCCACCGCGGCTATTCCCCTTCCGACATCCGCG